The following proteins come from a genomic window of Halomarina ordinaria:
- a CDS encoding YqaA family protein: MAVVEFGVAFADVGLRALEGAVERATGPFGLVLIAVYSFLIAIVLPLPSEVVLAAPLNLGLPRWANLTTIIVVSALGKAAGSVLALRLGHEAKEQSGPIIDFLRRSRFDVIAYSERKTVEIARQYGYIGMALALSVPFFPDTISIYAFSVLEDDYAKFALATFVGSAGRLLVTLGLVGGALQFV; this comes from the coding sequence CTGGCCGTCGTCGAGTTCGGAGTCGCCTTCGCCGACGTCGGTCTCCGTGCGCTCGAGGGAGCAGTCGAGCGAGCCACCGGTCCCTTCGGGCTGGTGCTCATCGCCGTCTACTCGTTTCTCATCGCCATCGTGCTCCCGCTCCCGAGCGAGGTGGTGCTCGCCGCGCCGCTGAACCTCGGCCTCCCGCGGTGGGCGAACCTCACGACCATCATCGTCGTCAGCGCGCTCGGGAAGGCCGCGGGGAGCGTCCTCGCGCTCCGCCTCGGCCACGAGGCCAAAGAGCAGTCGGGGCCGATAATCGACTTCCTCCGGCGCTCGCGGTTCGACGTCATCGCCTACTCCGAGCGCAAGACGGTCGAGATCGCCCGCCAGTACGGCTACATCGGCATGGCGCTCGCGCTCTCGGTCCCCTTCTTCCCCGACACCATCTCCATCTACGCGTTCTCGGTACTGGAGGACGACTACGCGAAGTTCGCGCTCGCGACGTTCGTCGGGAGCGCGGGGCGCCTCCTCGTCACCCTCGGGCTGGTCGGCGGCGCCCTCCAGTTCGTCTGA
- a CDS encoding DUF7123 family protein — translation MSATRVAPEPDLTEKQRRIAGFLREHAETKTYFKSRLIGDELGMTAKEVGANMRAITEHSGLSVEKWGYSSGTTWKVTV, via the coding sequence ATGAGCGCGACACGGGTCGCCCCGGAACCGGACCTCACCGAGAAACAGCGGCGCATCGCAGGGTTCCTGCGGGAGCACGCGGAGACGAAGACCTACTTCAAGTCCCGACTCATCGGCGACGAACTCGGGATGACCGCGAAGGAAGTCGGCGCGAACATGCGCGCCATCACGGAACACTCCGGGCTCTCCGTCGAGAAGTGGGGGTACTCCTCGGGGACCACCTGGAAGGTCACCGTCTAG
- a CDS encoding winged helix-turn-helix transcriptional regulator: MSEQPSGGVDEEKRATLRRFAALGAVAPLAKLVDTDAQSDARDAIAGYLSTTPGAHFSKIRDDLSLGTGETQHHLRRLVEAGAIESFRDGEYRRYVPARRFSTFEKRTLGYLRRSTPRGMLIALLRDPDVTASALAEDLGVSRPTVSKYAKELDEAGLLSREDGYAVERPETVLTLLIRHADSFGAEAVALAGEADALLRYDPR; the protein is encoded by the coding sequence GTGAGTGAACAGCCGAGCGGCGGGGTCGACGAGGAGAAGCGCGCGACCCTGCGGCGGTTCGCCGCGCTCGGGGCCGTCGCGCCGCTCGCGAAACTCGTCGATACCGATGCGCAGAGCGACGCCCGCGACGCCATCGCGGGCTACCTCTCGACGACGCCCGGCGCGCACTTCTCGAAGATACGCGACGACCTGTCGCTCGGCACCGGCGAGACCCAGCACCACCTCCGCCGACTGGTGGAGGCGGGGGCGATCGAGAGCTTCCGCGACGGCGAGTACCGCCGCTACGTCCCCGCCCGGCGCTTCTCGACGTTCGAGAAGCGGACGCTCGGCTACCTCCGGCGGTCGACGCCGCGCGGCATGCTCATCGCGCTGTTGCGCGACCCGGACGTGACGGCCAGCGCGCTGGCCGAGGACCTCGGCGTCTCGCGGCCGACGGTGAGCAAGTACGCCAAGGAACTCGACGAGGCGGGCCTGCTGAGTCGCGAAGACGGCTACGCGGTCGAGCGACCCGAGACGGTGCTGACGCTCCTCATCAGACACGCGGACTCCTTCGGCGCGGAGGCCGTCGCGCTCGCGGGCGAGGCCGACGCGCTGCTGCGGTACGACCCGCGCTGA
- the mfnA gene encoding tyrosine decarboxylase MfnA, with product MQRADPDPQDFARVLSSMCTRPHPAARAAAERFLATNPGDPGTYESVAALEREAVERLGRVASLPDPEGYVTSGGTEANLQAVRIARNRARGRTDDPNVVVPESAHFSFSKAADVLEVELRRAPLVDYRVDVDAMAELVDCDTVCVVGVAGTTEYGRVDPIPAVAALAHDADALCHVDAAWGGFALPFTDHAWDFADAPVDTMTVDPHKLGRAAVPAGGLLARDRSLLDALAVDTPYLESTAQVTLTGTRSGAGVASAVAAMEALWPDGYAREHERASAVAEWLAGELSYRGYDVVDPTLPLVAVDLPQATFEALRECGWRLSQTGAGEARVVVMPHVSREALSAFLTDLDRVATEERKL from the coding sequence ATGCAGCGGGCCGACCCCGACCCACAGGACTTCGCTCGCGTCCTCTCCTCGATGTGTACCCGGCCGCACCCCGCCGCCCGCGCCGCGGCCGAACGCTTCCTCGCCACGAACCCCGGCGACCCCGGGACCTACGAGTCGGTCGCCGCCCTCGAACGGGAGGCCGTCGAGCGACTCGGGCGGGTCGCCTCCCTCCCCGACCCCGAGGGGTACGTCACCTCGGGCGGGACGGAGGCGAACCTGCAGGCGGTCCGCATCGCCCGCAACCGCGCCCGCGGGCGCACCGACGACCCGAACGTCGTCGTCCCCGAGAGCGCGCACTTCTCCTTCTCGAAGGCGGCGGACGTCCTCGAGGTCGAACTCCGGCGCGCACCGCTCGTCGACTACCGCGTCGACGTGGATGCCATGGCGGAACTCGTCGACTGCGACACCGTCTGCGTCGTCGGCGTCGCCGGCACCACCGAGTACGGGCGGGTCGACCCCATCCCGGCCGTCGCGGCCCTCGCGCACGACGCCGACGCGCTCTGTCACGTCGACGCCGCCTGGGGCGGGTTCGCGCTCCCCTTCACCGACCACGCGTGGGACTTCGCGGACGCGCCGGTCGACACGATGACCGTCGACCCGCACAAACTCGGTCGGGCGGCGGTGCCGGCGGGCGGCCTGCTGGCACGCGACCGGTCGCTGCTCGACGCGCTGGCCGTCGACACCCCCTACCTGGAGTCCACCGCCCAGGTGACGCTCACCGGGACGCGCTCTGGGGCGGGCGTGGCGAGCGCCGTCGCGGCGATGGAGGCGCTCTGGCCAGACGGCTACGCCCGCGAGCACGAGCGCGCGTCCGCCGTCGCCGAGTGGCTGGCGGGGGAACTCTCCTACCGGGGGTACGACGTGGTCGACCCGACGCTCCCGCTGGTGGCCGTCGACCTCCCGCAGGCGACGTTCGAGGCGCTGCGCGAGTGCGGGTGGCGGCTCTCCCAGACCGGCGCGGGCGAGGCGCGCGTCGTCGTGATGCCCCACGTCTCGCGGGAGGCGCTCTCGGCGTTCCTCACCGACCTCGACCGGGTGGCGACGGAGGAAAGGAAGCTTTAG
- a CDS encoding NfeD family protein, which translates to MVPLQLPLGLELSLPVLLLLAGTGLIVAEALAPGAHFIVVGIALLVAGLVGLVVGAGAFGIFLMMLAVLLAGGLSLYGYREFDFYGGKGRQQTSDSAALRGKTGRATERVTTSGGEVKLDGGGFNPFYAARSMEGEIPEGTEVMVIDPGGGNVVVVEPLSAIEDAIDRELAEGRRAERDRDRDGETESA; encoded by the coding sequence ATGGTTCCCCTCCAACTCCCGCTGGGACTGGAACTCTCGCTCCCGGTCCTGCTGTTGCTCGCGGGGACGGGTCTCATCGTCGCCGAGGCGCTCGCACCCGGTGCGCACTTCATCGTCGTCGGTATCGCGCTGCTCGTGGCGGGCCTGGTCGGCCTCGTCGTCGGGGCCGGCGCGTTCGGCATCTTCCTGATGATGCTCGCCGTGTTGCTCGCCGGCGGCCTCTCGCTCTACGGCTACCGCGAGTTCGACTTCTACGGCGGGAAGGGCCGCCAGCAGACGAGCGATTCGGCGGCACTCCGGGGGAAGACGGGCCGCGCGACCGAGCGGGTCACCACGAGCGGCGGCGAGGTGAAACTCGACGGCGGCGGGTTCAACCCCTTCTACGCCGCCCGGTCGATGGAAGGCGAGATACCGGAGGGGACGGAGGTGATGGTCATCGACCCCGGCGGCGGGAACGTCGTGGTCGTCGAACCGCTGTCGGCCATCGAGGACGCCATCGACCGCGAACTGGCCGAGGGGCGGCGGGCCGAACGGGACCGCGACCGCGACGGCGAGACCGAGTCGGCCTGA
- the metG gene encoding methionine--tRNA ligase, protein MSHEDFPTDAPAVVTCGLPYANGDLHIGHLRTYVGGDVFARALRRLGQRTAFVSGSDMHGTPVAVNAEQEDVDPETFALRWHETYEETFPRFDVEFDNYGQTHDETNTELTRDIVRALDEAGHVYEKEILVAYDPGQDQYLPDRYVEGTCPYCGAHARGDECDEGCQRHLEPGEIEDPVSTVTGNPAEYRERVHKFFRVSAFQEYLQGFIDRLEGTANARNQPREWIEGDLHDWCITRDMDWGIDYPGDGAEDLVLYVWVDAPVEYVASTKQYTERVGPDTYDWEEVWTEAGEIVHVIGRDIIQHHTVFWPAMLRGAGYNEPRAVMASGFVTLGGKGFSTSRDRAVWAEEYLEEGFEPDLLRYYIATNGGFQQDVDFSWEKFRDRVNGELVGTVGNFLYRSLLFAHREYEGTPDADVSPEVRERIEGAISDFGEAVNDYDVRAVGQATVSLARFGNEYIQRNEPWKLTDEEPERAAGVIRDCVQLAKAVAVLFQPIAPTTAERLWDQLDEDGSVHDATLDDALAAPSERFDAPSELFEKVEDDHVEELNAKLDERVAAATEGEDGDEAEGADEEGDVDEADDAAADLEPVAADRVGFDEFQALDLRVGEIVAADPIEGADKLLRLEVDIGVETRQVVAGLRQLHDVEDLPGTRVVVVANLEKAELFGVESDGMVLAAGEEADLLTTHGDAPLGTTVR, encoded by the coding sequence ATGAGCCACGAGGACTTCCCCACTGACGCCCCCGCGGTGGTCACCTGCGGGCTGCCGTACGCCAACGGCGACCTGCACATCGGCCACCTCCGGACGTACGTCGGCGGCGACGTGTTCGCCCGCGCGCTGCGCCGCCTCGGCCAGCGAACGGCCTTCGTCTCCGGGTCGGACATGCACGGCACGCCCGTCGCGGTCAACGCGGAGCAGGAGGACGTCGACCCCGAGACGTTCGCGCTGCGCTGGCACGAGACCTACGAGGAGACGTTCCCGCGCTTCGACGTCGAGTTCGACAACTACGGCCAGACCCACGACGAGACGAACACCGAACTCACCCGCGACATCGTCCGCGCGCTCGACGAGGCCGGCCACGTCTACGAGAAGGAGATACTCGTCGCCTACGACCCCGGCCAGGACCAGTACCTCCCCGACCGCTACGTCGAGGGGACCTGCCCCTACTGCGGGGCACACGCCCGCGGCGACGAGTGCGACGAGGGGTGCCAGCGCCACCTCGAACCCGGCGAGATAGAGGACCCGGTCTCGACGGTGACGGGCAACCCCGCCGAGTACCGCGAGCGCGTGCACAAGTTCTTCCGCGTCTCCGCGTTCCAGGAGTACCTCCAGGGGTTCATCGACCGCCTCGAGGGGACGGCGAACGCCCGCAACCAGCCCCGGGAGTGGATCGAGGGCGACCTCCACGACTGGTGTATCACCCGCGACATGGACTGGGGCATCGACTATCCGGGCGACGGAGCCGAGGACCTCGTGCTCTACGTCTGGGTGGACGCCCCCGTCGAGTACGTCGCCTCGACGAAGCAGTACACCGAGCGCGTCGGCCCCGACACCTACGACTGGGAGGAGGTCTGGACCGAGGCGGGCGAAATCGTCCACGTCATCGGCCGCGACATCATCCAGCACCACACCGTCTTCTGGCCGGCGATGCTCCGGGGTGCCGGCTACAACGAACCGCGCGCCGTGATGGCGAGCGGGTTCGTCACCCTCGGCGGGAAGGGCTTCTCTACCTCGCGTGACCGGGCGGTCTGGGCCGAGGAGTACCTGGAGGAGGGCTTCGAACCGGACCTGCTTCGCTACTACATCGCCACGAACGGCGGCTTCCAGCAGGACGTCGACTTCTCGTGGGAGAAGTTCCGCGACCGGGTCAACGGGGAACTCGTCGGCACGGTCGGCAACTTCCTCTACCGGTCGCTGCTGTTCGCCCACCGCGAGTACGAGGGGACGCCGGACGCGGACGTCTCCCCGGAGGTTCGCGAGCGCATCGAGGGGGCGATAAGCGACTTCGGCGAGGCCGTCAACGACTACGACGTGCGGGCGGTCGGTCAGGCGACCGTCAGCCTCGCGCGGTTCGGCAACGAGTACATCCAGCGCAACGAGCCGTGGAAGCTCACCGACGAGGAGCCCGAACGGGCGGCAGGGGTCATCCGCGACTGCGTCCAGCTCGCGAAGGCCGTCGCCGTCCTCTTCCAGCCCATCGCGCCCACGACGGCCGAACGCCTCTGGGACCAGCTCGACGAGGACGGGAGCGTCCACGACGCGACGCTCGACGACGCGCTCGCGGCGCCGTCCGAGCGCTTCGACGCGCCGTCGGAACTCTTCGAGAAGGTCGAGGACGACCACGTCGAGGAGCTGAACGCGAAACTCGACGAACGGGTCGCGGCGGCCACCGAGGGAGAGGACGGCGACGAGGCCGAGGGCGCGGACGAGGAGGGCGACGTCGACGAGGCGGACGACGCGGCCGCCGACCTCGAACCGGTCGCGGCCGACCGCGTCGGCTTCGACGAGTTCCAGGCGCTCGACCTGCGCGTCGGCGAAATCGTCGCCGCCGACCCCATCGAGGGGGCGGACAAACTCCTCCGACTGGAGGTGGACATCGGCGTCGAGACCCGGCAGGTCGTCGCCGGGTTGCGCCAGCTCCACGACGTCGAGGACCTGCCGGGGACGCGCGTCGTGGTCGTGGCGAACCTGGAGAAGGCGGAACTGTTCGGCGTCGAGAGCGACGGGATGGTGCTCGCCGCGGGCGAGGAGGCAGACCTGCTGACGACCCACGGCGACGCGCCGCTTGGGACGACGGTCCGGTAG
- a CDS encoding SPFH domain-containing protein gives MLPAVTLQAGLGGALVSLVALVLLVIAVVAVWQAVEIVNAYEKRALTVFGEYRKLLEPGINFVPPFVSRTYPFDMRTQTLDVPRQEAITRDNSPVTADAVVYIKVMDAKKAFLEVDDYKRAVSNLAQTTLRAVLGDMELDDTLNKRQEINARIRKELDEPTDEWGVRVESVEVREVNPSADVQQAMEQQTSAERRRRAMILEAQGERRSAVETAEGEKQSNIIRAQGEKQSQILEAQGDAISTVLRAKSAESMGERAVIEKGMETLQAIGEGESTTFVLPQELTSLVGRYGRHLTGSDVQADGQSLSSLDFDEETREMLGLDDIERIIGEIDEAAEMDVEQMEQEAQAIKAGADTADIKDPDEVIEEMDAEVEGESVEPDDDSSEERTVREAETE, from the coding sequence ATGCTCCCCGCAGTCACCCTTCAGGCTGGTTTGGGCGGCGCGCTGGTGTCGCTCGTGGCGCTGGTCCTGCTGGTCATCGCCGTCGTGGCGGTGTGGCAGGCCGTCGAAATCGTCAACGCCTACGAGAAGCGTGCGCTCACCGTCTTCGGCGAGTACCGAAAGCTCCTCGAACCGGGTATCAACTTCGTCCCGCCGTTCGTCTCGCGGACGTACCCCTTCGACATGCGGACGCAGACGCTCGACGTGCCGCGCCAGGAGGCCATCACGCGCGACAACTCGCCGGTCACCGCCGACGCCGTCGTCTACATCAAGGTGATGGACGCGAAGAAGGCGTTCCTCGAGGTCGACGACTACAAGCGTGCGGTGTCGAACCTCGCGCAGACGACGCTGCGCGCCGTCCTCGGCGACATGGAACTCGACGACACGCTCAACAAACGCCAGGAGATCAACGCGCGCATCCGCAAGGAACTCGACGAACCGACCGACGAGTGGGGCGTCCGCGTCGAGAGCGTCGAGGTGCGCGAGGTCAACCCGAGCGCCGACGTCCAGCAGGCGATGGAGCAACAGACCTCCGCCGAGCGCCGTCGCCGCGCGATGATCCTCGAGGCGCAGGGTGAACGCCGCAGCGCCGTCGAGACCGCGGAGGGTGAGAAGCAGTCGAACATCATCCGCGCACAGGGTGAGAAGCAGAGTCAGATCCTCGAAGCGCAGGGTGACGCCATCTCGACGGTGCTGCGCGCGAAGTCCGCCGAGTCGATGGGTGAACGCGCGGTCATCGAGAAGGGCATGGAGACGCTCCAGGCCATCGGCGAGGGCGAGTCCACGACGTTCGTCCTCCCGCAGGAACTCACCTCGCTGGTCGGGCGCTACGGCCGGCACCTGACCGGCAGCGACGTGCAGGCCGACGGGCAGTCGCTCAGCAGCCTCGACTTCGACGAGGAGACCCGCGAGATGCTCGGCCTCGACGACATCGAGCGCATCATCGGCGAGATCGACGAGGCCGCCGAGATGGACGTCGAGCAGATGGAGCAGGAGGCCCAGGCGATCAAGGCCGGCGCCGACACGGCCGACATCAAGGACCCCGACGAGGTCATCGAGGAGATGGACGCCGAGGTGGAGGGCGAGTCGGTGGAACCGGACGACGACTCGTCCGAGGAGAGGACGGTTCGGGAAGCGGAGACTGAATAA
- a CDS encoding MBL fold metallo-hydrolase has protein sequence MTDQPWARASIPVDSAAAPGGTTNAYLVGTERALLVDPAADHPALDALRDGASVAHVALTHHHPDHVGGVARLAREERATVWARAGREAAFERATGVAPDRTFHDGTEIETDVGPATVLDLPGHAPEHVGFAVGGALCSGDLAVAEGSVVVGAPEGDMRAYVGSLRRVHARAPDRLLPGHGPVVEGAGRVRATARRLLDHRREREARVLAAVEAGAETVPNITDAAYEKDVSAVRPLAEATVRAHLEKLAVEGRLAWDGAHASPPDPAV, from the coding sequence ATGACCGACCAGCCGTGGGCGCGCGCGTCGATTCCCGTCGACTCCGCGGCCGCACCCGGTGGCACGACGAACGCCTACCTCGTCGGAACCGAGCGGGCGCTCCTCGTCGACCCCGCCGCCGACCACCCGGCCCTCGACGCCCTCCGCGACGGCGCGAGCGTCGCGCACGTCGCCCTCACCCACCACCACCCCGACCACGTCGGGGGCGTCGCCCGCCTCGCCCGCGAGGAGCGCGCGACCGTCTGGGCGCGCGCGGGCCGCGAGGCCGCCTTCGAGCGGGCGACCGGCGTCGCTCCCGACCGCACGTTCCACGACGGGACGGAAATCGAGACCGACGTGGGACCGGCGACGGTCCTCGACCTCCCCGGTCACGCGCCCGAACACGTCGGGTTCGCGGTCGGCGGGGCGCTCTGCTCCGGTGACCTCGCCGTCGCCGAGGGGAGCGTCGTCGTCGGCGCGCCGGAGGGCGACATGCGCGCCTACGTCGGGAGCCTCAGGCGCGTCCACGCCCGCGCACCCGACCGACTCCTCCCGGGGCACGGCCCCGTCGTCGAAGGCGCGGGGAGGGTCCGCGCGACCGCCCGACGGCTCCTCGACCATCGCCGCGAGCGCGAGGCACGCGTGCTCGCCGCCGTCGAGGCGGGCGCGGAGACGGTCCCGAATATCACGGACGCGGCCTACGAGAAGGACGTCTCGGCGGTGCGCCCGCTCGCGGAGGCGACGGTCCGGGCGCACCTCGAGAAACTGGCCGTCGAAGGGCGTCTCGCCTGGGACGGTGCGCACGCCTCGCCACCCGACCCGGCCGTTTAA
- a CDS encoding DUF7312 domain-containing protein, producing MADDDEWRFTPEGNPVEEERQPMAADPEPESPTFENTFFVVLGAVATVGVFLVMFL from the coding sequence ATGGCTGACGACGACGAGTGGCGGTTCACCCCCGAGGGCAATCCGGTCGAAGAGGAGCGACAGCCGATGGCGGCGGACCCCGAACCGGAGTCCCCGACGTTCGAGAACACGTTCTTCGTCGTCCTCGGTGCCGTCGCGACCGTCGGGGTCTTCCTCGTCATGTTCCTGTGA
- a CDS encoding MarR family transcriptional regulator encodes MSTHAEKQAAETPLSNPDFRERLRELPPSAKLVAKVLEDETPLSQGELAEESLLPDRTVRYALNRLDEAGLVESRYSFRDARKQVYFLVE; translated from the coding sequence ATGAGCACGCACGCAGAGAAGCAGGCCGCGGAGACGCCGCTGTCGAACCCCGATTTCAGAGAGCGGCTCCGCGAACTCCCCCCCAGCGCGAAGCTGGTCGCGAAGGTCCTCGAGGACGAGACGCCCCTCTCTCAGGGTGAACTCGCCGAGGAGTCGCTGCTGCCCGACCGCACCGTCCGGTACGCCCTGAACCGCCTCGACGAAGCGGGCCTCGTCGAGTCGCGCTACAGCTTCCGCGACGCCCGCAAGCAGGTGTACTTCCTCGTCGAATAA
- a CDS encoding TRAM domain-containing protein — protein sequence MEISEKLLCLFSADVTSEDDRYIVEVPRREVETGSIDPGQTYRVALIATGEPVPEETESRPSSEPQPPVEVGEIRYVEVEDIGKQGDGIARVERGYVIIVPGAEIGERVKIEVTEVKSNFAVGDVLE from the coding sequence ATGGAAATCTCAGAAAAGCTCCTCTGTCTGTTTAGCGCCGACGTCACATCTGAGGACGACCGGTACATCGTGGAGGTTCCGCGCCGCGAGGTCGAGACCGGGTCCATCGACCCCGGTCAGACCTACCGGGTCGCGCTCATCGCCACCGGCGAACCCGTCCCCGAGGAGACGGAGAGCCGCCCGTCGAGCGAACCCCAGCCCCCGGTCGAAGTGGGAGAGATACGCTACGTCGAAGTCGAGGACATCGGCAAGCAGGGCGACGGCATCGCCCGCGTCGAACGCGGCTACGTCATCATCGTCCCCGGTGCCGAAATCGGCGAACGGGTCAAGATAGAGGTGACCGAGGTGAAGTCGAACTTCGCCGTCGGCGACGTCCTCGAGTGA
- a CDS encoding YkgJ family cysteine cluster protein, which translates to MESLDAELERARALDPSDLADAIETIGFECTRCGACCTAERRDDGTSDPHTATVFPDEVRRLQETTDEERRDWRDVARPMPFGLGEGDEGTEGETFEWALQTDACGDCVFYDETDGTGACTVHPDRPLICRTYPFSVALDGTSQPMGEAVDEAGVVRAHECEGLGRDISRADAEALAATLKERAVRELEEALAVTEAYEPVDAGPGDVVVHDSEGAKHPDGTPLGE; encoded by the coding sequence ATGGAGTCGCTCGACGCCGAACTGGAGCGCGCACGCGCACTCGACCCCTCCGACCTCGCGGACGCCATCGAGACCATCGGCTTCGAGTGCACCCGCTGTGGGGCGTGTTGCACCGCCGAGAGGCGCGACGACGGCACGAGCGACCCCCACACGGCGACGGTGTTCCCCGACGAAGTGAGACGATTGCAGGAGACGACCGACGAGGAACGACGAGACTGGCGCGACGTCGCCCGCCCGATGCCGTTCGGACTCGGCGAGGGCGACGAGGGGACCGAGGGCGAGACGTTCGAGTGGGCGCTCCAGACGGACGCCTGCGGCGACTGCGTCTTCTACGACGAGACGGACGGAACCGGTGCCTGCACCGTCCACCCCGACCGCCCGCTCATCTGTCGGACCTACCCCTTCAGCGTCGCGCTCGACGGGACGAGCCAGCCGATGGGCGAGGCCGTCGACGAGGCGGGCGTCGTCCGCGCCCACGAGTGCGAGGGGCTCGGTCGGGACATCTCGCGGGCGGACGCCGAGGCCCTGGCCGCGACGCTGAAGGAGCGCGCCGTCCGCGAACTGGAGGAGGCCCTCGCGGTCACCGAGGCGTACGAACCGGTCGACGCCGGTCCGGGTGACGTGGTCGTTCACGACTCCGAGGGGGCGAAGCACCCCGACGGAACCCCCCTCGGCGAGTAA